ACACCGCTCAGATCCCCATAGGCCGTGGGGTTGAGGTAGGCGGCCGAAATCATCGAAAAAACCTGGATGTTGATGATCAGAATGCCCAAGAGGGCGAACCCGCGCAGCAGATCCAGCGAGGGGATCCGTTCTCGACGCCGGGTTGGCCTCAGTGACTCTCTTGGTCTTCCGGTCATTTTGGAACCGCGTTGGGCTACACGTATTGTGCTGCAATCAAGTCTGACCTATTCTCACCGTGTCCGCGGAGCCGCGGTTTCCTAACCGCCGAACTCCCTAGTAGCAGAGCGGCGACGGAAGAACAGGCGATTGGAAATCGCCTCTCCTCATGGGGAGCCGCGGTTTCCTAACCGCCGAACTCCGATGTGACAACTTGGCGACGAAGGCCAGGCGATTGGAAATCGCCCCTCCTTGGAGCGGCGGTTTCCTAACCGCCGGACCGCCGAGCACCACAGCGGCGACCGAAGAATGGGCGATTGGAAATCGCTCCCTTCATTTTCTCAGGAGGTTTTATGAGCAACGACGCTGACCAAACCCCCATCGACTTTGCCGCCCTGGCCGCTCCGAATGAGGAGCACACTCGGTTGGAGGCATTTGTCGGCAAGTTTACAGCCGAGGTCAAGATCTGGATGGGTCCGGGCGAACCCATGGTCACCACCGGCGTCATGACCAACAGCATGGACCTGGGGGGACGCTTTCTGCGGCAGACCTACCAGGGTGATGCCGTTGAGGGTCCCTTTCCCAGCTTCGCCGGGCGGGGCTACTGGGGATACAACAAGACCGACCAGCGTTGGGAGG
The sequence above is a segment of the Acidobacteriota bacterium genome. Coding sequences within it:
- a CDS encoding DUF1579 family protein, producing MSNDADQTPIDFAALAAPNEEHTRLEAFVGKFTAEVKIWMGPGEPMVTTGVMTNSMDLGGRFLRQTYQGDAVEGPFPSFAGRGYWGYNKTDQRWEGFWIDTGSTVMQFEHGQVDESGSVWTLTGEMTDPITGQSMVKSSVITLIDPDHHSIEMYYETPEAKTKGLEIHYRRLR